The genomic segment GCTCCGGCCTCGGCCGGCCTGGTGCCGGAGCACCGTTCCGGCACCAGGGACGTGTCAGCGGGCCACGGCTTCCGTGTCCGCCGACGGGTCGGCCTCCGCCGTCCCGCCCGTGGGGGAGGAGGCGGGGATGAGGAAGGAAGCGATCAGCCCCAGCAGGACGAACCCGGCGGCGAGGTAACCGCCGAGGACGACGCCGTCCGTCATCGCCGCGCGGGCCGCGTCCGCGACGGAGGCCGTCTGCGGGTTGGCGGCCAGGGGCCCGATGGCCGCCCCGGCGCTGTCGGTGACGGCTCCGGTGAGCCGGTCCGCCTCGCCCGCGGGCAGACCGCCGTTGGTGAGCCGGTCGTTCAGCCGGGTACTGAGCGTGGTGAAGAACGCGGTGGTCAGGGCGGCGATGCCGAGGGCGGAGCCGAGCTGACGGAAGGCGCTCTGGACCCCGGACGCCTGCCCGGAGCTGGCTTCGGGCACGTCGTTGAGGACGACGTTGGTGACCTGCGCGGTCGCGAAACCGACGCCGATCCCGTACAGGAAGAGCACCAGGGAGACAGGCCACCAGGAGCTGTCCGGGGAGGCGATCAGCCCGATCCCGGCGAGCCCGACGACCTCCAGCGCGAGCCCTACGCGCAGCTGGCCGAGCGGGGCGACCTTGGCTGCCATGCCGAAGCTGGCGCCGCTGGCGACGAAGGAGCCGATGGCCACGGGCACGAGGGCCAGACCGGCCTGCAGGGCGCTGTAGCCGAGGGTGAACTGCAGCCACAGCGGCAGGATGGCGACGACGCCGAACTCGCCGATGCCGATGATCAGCGTGGCGATGTTGCCGCCCCGGAACGACGCGATGGAGAACAGGCTCACGTCCATCAGGACCCGGTCCGCGTCGCCCTTGCGGCCAAGTGAAATCTGCCGCCGTACGAACGCGTAGAGGCTGACGGCCGAGAGGACCAGGGCGACCAGGACGGGCGAGGGGCCGCCGGACCAGGTGAGTCCGAGGATCTCCAGGGGATGCACGGTGGTGATCCAGCCGTACGTACGTCCCTCGACCAGACCGAAGGCGAGCAGCCCGAGGGCGGCGACGGAGAGCAGCGCTCCCGGTACGTCGACGCGGCCCCGGGTCCGGGGCGAGGGGGCCATGTACAGCAGCACACCGACCCCGACCAGCACGGACAGCGGTACGTTGATACCGAAGGCCCAGCGCCAGGAGACGTGCTCGGCGAGCCAGCCGCCCAGCAGCGGGCCGAGCGCGGCGGCGGCGCCGATGGTCGAGCCCCACACGGCGAACGCCTGACCGCGCGCCTTGCCGGTGAACGTCGCCTTCAGCAGGGACAGCGAGGTCGGCAGCAGCATCGCCGCTCCGGCGCCCTGGAGGAACCGGGCCAGGATGAGAAGTCCGCTGTTGGGCGCGAGCCCGGCGAGCACGCTGGTCGCCCCGAAGACGACGACGCCGCCGACGAAGATCCGGCGGGCTCCGAAGATGTCGGCCAGCCGGCCGGTGAGCAGGAGCAGCGCCGCGAAGACGATGGCGTACGACTCCTGAATCCACTGCGCCTGGGCGGAGGTGGCGTCCAGGTCCTCGATGACCGAGGGAACGATCACGTTCACGATCGTGGTGTCCACCACGATCAGCGCCACCCCCAACGCGATCGCGATCAGGCCGAGCCACCGGCGGGTGGCAGAAGAGCTACGCATGCCAACTCCTTCCATGGTGGAATAATTTGATAGTGGAAGGATAAATTGGGGACGGTAGGTTGTCAAAAGGCATGGCCGGCACGGACGACCGGCCCGGGGTGAGGAAAGGTGGCGCCGGCGGTGGAGGGATCGACACGCGGTGAGATGACCGCGCAGCGTGAACGGCTGATAGAGGCGCTCCGGGCCTACGGCGGCCACTTCACCGAGCTGAGCCGCCTCTTCGCCGACTGGCTGGGCCTGCACTCCACCGACGCGGCCGCCCTG from the Streptomyces sp. AM 4-1-1 genome contains:
- a CDS encoding DHA2 family efflux MFS transporter permease subunit; this encodes MRSSSATRRWLGLIAIALGVALIVVDTTIVNVIVPSVIEDLDATSAQAQWIQESYAIVFAALLLLTGRLADIFGARRIFVGGVVVFGATSVLAGLAPNSGLLILARFLQGAGAAMLLPTSLSLLKATFTGKARGQAFAVWGSTIGAAAALGPLLGGWLAEHVSWRWAFGINVPLSVLVGVGVLLYMAPSPRTRGRVDVPGALLSVAALGLLAFGLVEGRTYGWITTVHPLEILGLTWSGGPSPVLVALVLSAVSLYAFVRRQISLGRKGDADRVLMDVSLFSIASFRGGNIATLIIGIGEFGVVAILPLWLQFTLGYSALQAGLALVPVAIGSFVASGASFGMAAKVAPLGQLRVGLALEVVGLAGIGLIASPDSSWWPVSLVLFLYGIGVGFATAQVTNVVLNDVPEASSGQASGVQSAFRQLGSALGIAALTTAFFTTLSTRLNDRLTNGGLPAGEADRLTGAVTDSAGAAIGPLAANPQTASVADAARAAMTDGVVLGGYLAAGFVLLGLIASFLIPASSPTGGTAEADPSADTEAVAR